In Caldicellulosiruptor morganii, the following proteins share a genomic window:
- a CDS encoding stage V sporulation protein D produces MKEASIRLKKRVIFVMVIFFLSFVLLAGRLSYLQLIKGEDLKKKAFAQWTRERLVAPKRGSIVDRNGKILAMSVTAETVVAALSQVKDKEYTAKVLSNILGMDYEKILKKLNTKGVSDVYIARNIDKDRANKIRKYDLPGIYLTGGTKRVYPNANFLSQVLGFTGIDDQGLAGLELYYDRYLRGRPGSIASETDASGRSAPFSEEFFKKPVDGYDLMLTIDETIQHFAEKYAKKALYDNKAKSVTIIVEKVKTGEILAMTSKPDFDPNKPFELIYKDRFPDFDKLPQSEKMKIIQSMWRNRALNDVYEPGSTFKIVTAAAGFEEGVVSENSQFYCKGYVKVANAILKCWRYYNPHGSENFVEGVQNSCNPVFIEVGQRLGKEKLYKYIDLFGFGKKTGIDLPGEAKGIVQPINRVGPVELATISFGQGISATPIQVISMINAVANDGVWVQPHVVKAIYDRDRRLIKSFDSVPKRKVLNSSTARRLRNILQSVVTNGTGHNAYLLGYRVAGKTGTSQKYDKTKKRYIASFGGFAPADNPEVSVLVVIDEPDPSLYYGGLIAAPVARDLLNDILRYLEVQPQYTADELKQIEFYKEYIVPNAVGMDIENAKKVISNSKFNVRIIGNGSSVVDQVPKAGFMLKEGSTIVLFTEKLQSQDVVVPSVIGFSMQDAQKVLTGNMLNIKIKGIKGKAIRQSPQPGTKVLVGSIVEVEFADRENAE; encoded by the coding sequence TTGAAAGAAGCATCAATCAGGTTGAAAAAAAGAGTTATATTTGTAATGGTGATATTTTTTTTAAGTTTCGTATTGCTTGCAGGAAGGCTTTCATACCTGCAGCTAATAAAAGGTGAAGACCTTAAGAAAAAGGCATTTGCGCAGTGGACCAGAGAAAGACTTGTAGCCCCCAAAAGAGGGAGCATAGTTGACAGAAATGGCAAGATTCTGGCAATGTCGGTTACAGCAGAGACTGTTGTTGCAGCATTAAGTCAGGTAAAAGACAAAGAGTACACTGCAAAAGTACTTTCAAATATCCTGGGAATGGACTATGAGAAAATTCTGAAAAAACTCAACACAAAAGGTGTCTCTGATGTGTACATAGCAAGAAACATAGATAAAGACAGGGCAAATAAAATAAGAAAATATGACCTGCCCGGGATTTATCTTACAGGTGGTACAAAAAGGGTGTATCCAAACGCAAATTTTTTATCCCAGGTACTTGGATTTACCGGAATAGATGATCAGGGTTTGGCCGGGCTTGAACTTTACTATGACAGGTATTTAAGGGGGAGACCCGGTAGTATTGCCTCAGAGACTGATGCGAGTGGAAGGTCAGCACCATTTTCTGAGGAATTTTTTAAAAAACCGGTTGATGGATATGACCTTATGCTTACAATTGACGAGACAATTCAGCACTTTGCAGAAAAATACGCTAAGAAAGCTCTGTACGATAATAAAGCAAAAAGTGTTACAATCATAGTGGAGAAGGTCAAAACAGGAGAAATTTTAGCAATGACATCAAAACCTGATTTTGACCCAAATAAGCCGTTTGAGCTGATTTATAAAGATAGATTTCCTGATTTTGATAAGCTCCCGCAGTCTGAGAAGATGAAAATTATTCAATCAATGTGGAGAAACAGGGCACTAAATGATGTATACGAGCCAGGTTCTACGTTTAAGATTGTCACTGCAGCTGCAGGGTTTGAAGAGGGAGTTGTAAGTGAAAACTCTCAGTTTTACTGCAAAGGTTATGTAAAGGTAGCAAATGCCATACTTAAATGCTGGCGATATTACAATCCACATGGCTCAGAAAATTTTGTGGAGGGCGTGCAAAACTCATGCAACCCCGTATTTATAGAAGTTGGGCAGAGGCTTGGCAAAGAGAAGCTTTATAAGTATATAGATCTATTTGGGTTCGGGAAAAAGACAGGGATTGACCTTCCGGGTGAGGCAAAGGGTATTGTCCAGCCTATTAACAGGGTGGGACCGGTTGAACTTGCTACAATATCGTTCGGGCAGGGTATTTCAGCAACCCCTATTCAGGTAATCAGCATGATAAATGCTGTTGCCAATGATGGTGTATGGGTACAGCCACATGTTGTTAAGGCTATTTATGACAGAGACAGGAGGTTAATAAAATCATTTGACAGCGTGCCAAAAAGGAAGGTTTTAAACAGCAGCACTGCACGGAGGTTAAGAAACATTTTGCAGTCTGTTGTGACAAATGGTACTGGTCATAATGCATATCTTTTGGGTTACAGGGTTGCTGGCAAGACCGGTACATCGCAAAAGTATGATAAAACTAAAAAAAGGTATATAGCATCCTTTGGTGGGTTTGCCCCGGCTGATAATCCAGAGGTTTCAGTACTTGTGGTAATAGATGAGCCTGACCCTTCGCTTTACTATGGTGGGTTGATTGCGGCACCTGTTGCGCGTGACCTTCTGAATGATATTTTGAGATACCTTGAGGTGCAACCACAGTATACAGCTGATGAGCTAAAGCAGATTGAATTTTACAAAGAGTATATTGTACCAAATGCTGTTGGTATGGACATTGAAAATGCAAAAAAAGTGATCTCAAACAGCAAGTTCAATGTTAGGATAATAGGCAATGGCAGCAGTGTAGTTGACCAGGTGCCAAAGGCAGGGTTTATGCTAAAAGAGGGTTCAACCATAGTTCTTTTTACTGAAAAGTTGCAAAGCCAGGATGTTGTAGTTCCCAGTGTGATAGGCTTTAGTATGCAGGATGCACAGAAAGTATTGACGGGCAATATGCTGAATATAAAAATAAAAGGGATAAAGGGAAAAGCTATAAGGCAAAGCCCACAGCCGGGCACAAAAGTTTTGGTTGGCTCCATTGTTGAAGTTGAATTTGCCGACAGAGAGAATGCCGAATAG
- a CDS encoding UDP-N-acetylmuramoyl-L-alanyl-D-glutamate--2,6-diaminopimelate ligase, producing MKLSKLIEGLDIIRTNIQDFDQDIKDIAYNSKNVEDGFAFVCIKGFKTDGHEYIDEAIKRGARLIVVDEFYDTSRLEDKIPFIKTSNTRRALAIISANFFGHPSKEFLLIGVTGTNGKASTTFMIKSILGQSGHKVGLIGTVKNMIGEKEIEAKHTTPESYDLQKLFFEMKKENVDSVVMEVSSHSLELHRVDGCDFDVGVFTNLTQDHLDFHQTMENYFAAKLKLFKMSKKRVVNIDDEWGRKIASIYPDSVTYSKENGGDVVAKNIKLFVNKNQFELWHKDQSVSVTLSIPGIFSIYNALAASACAVSLGMDLKTIKEGLEALKAIPGRFEIVESNDRFTVVIDYAYTSDGLLNLMKTVDEVAKGRKVLLFGCGGDRDRAKRPVMGEIAGKMADFVIVTSDNPRTEDPIKIIEDILVGLQKTNVEYVVIPDRYEAIKYALQNARENDFIVLAGKGHENYQILKDRTIHFDEREVVKNILEELKG from the coding sequence GTGAAATTGAGTAAGCTAATAGAAGGTCTGGATATTATCAGGACAAATATACAGGATTTTGATCAGGATATAAAAGATATTGCTTATAATTCAAAGAATGTAGAGGATGGCTTTGCATTTGTATGCATAAAGGGATTTAAAACGGATGGTCATGAATATATAGATGAAGCTATAAAAAGAGGTGCAAGACTTATAGTTGTTGATGAGTTTTATGACACATCCAGGCTTGAGGATAAAATACCTTTTATAAAAACATCAAACACAAGAAGAGCTCTTGCAATTATTTCTGCTAACTTTTTTGGTCATCCTTCAAAAGAGTTTTTGCTCATCGGTGTGACAGGGACAAATGGCAAGGCATCAACAACCTTTATGATAAAATCAATCCTTGGACAGAGTGGTCATAAAGTTGGGCTTATTGGAACAGTTAAGAACATGATAGGGGAAAAAGAAATAGAGGCAAAACACACAACACCCGAGTCTTATGATTTACAGAAACTGTTTTTTGAGATGAAAAAAGAAAATGTGGACAGTGTTGTGATGGAAGTATCATCACATTCGCTTGAACTGCATCGTGTGGATGGTTGTGACTTTGATGTTGGAGTGTTTACCAATCTTACTCAGGACCATCTTGATTTTCACCAGACGATGGAAAACTATTTTGCTGCGAAGTTGAAGCTTTTTAAAATGAGTAAAAAAAGAGTTGTGAACATTGACGATGAATGGGGAAGAAAGATTGCAAGTATATACCCTGATTCTGTGACATATTCTAAAGAAAATGGTGGGGATGTAGTTGCAAAGAATATAAAACTTTTTGTCAACAAAAACCAGTTTGAGCTCTGGCACAAAGATCAGAGTGTATCTGTTACTCTTTCCATTCCCGGTATTTTTTCAATATACAATGCACTGGCAGCATCAGCCTGTGCAGTTTCACTTGGAATGGATCTGAAGACCATTAAAGAAGGGCTTGAAGCTTTAAAGGCAATACCCGGCAGGTTTGAGATAGTTGAGTCAAACGATAGGTTTACAGTGGTGATTGATTATGCATACACCTCCGACGGACTTTTAAATTTAATGAAAACTGTGGATGAGGTTGCAAAGGGAAGGAAGGTTCTTCTTTTTGGCTGTGGAGGGGACAGGGACAGGGCAAAACGACCTGTTATGGGTGAAATTGCCGGAAAAATGGCTGACTTTGTGATTGTAACCTCTGACAATCCACGCACGGAGGATCCTATTAAAATCATAGAGGATATACTTGTGGGCTTGCAAAAGACAAATGTCGAATACGTGGTTATTCCGGACAGATATGAGGCAATCAAATATGCTTTGCAGAATGCAAGAGAGAACGACTTTATTGTTCTTGCTGGAAAGGGGCATGAAAATTACCAGATTTTAAAAGACAGAACCATTCACTTTGATGAGAGAGAGGTTGTGAAAAATATCCTGGAGGAACTCAAGGGATGA
- a CDS encoding UDP-N-acetylmuramoyl-tripeptide--D-alanyl-D-alanine ligase produces MSEIGRILNATVENFKEDILIESFSINSKDIRKNAMFIPLKGNRFDGHDFIDQAIDNGALCFLTQKDVIAKKDCPYLKVDDTLKAMQNLACAYREKRKDLVVIGITGSVGKTTTKEYIYNVLSTTYNTYKNQGNYNNHIGLPYSILNIPDKTEIAVLEMGMSNFGEISFLSKISKPDIGVITNIGVAHIENLKTRYNIFLAKSEIQDGMPSSSLLVINNDNDILHSHRNELKRRVVTIGIENDSDFMAKDIQKAANGFYFVVDSYKYFIETFNFHDIYNSLFAIAVGIILGIDREAIAQGIMKKDGLKRRFEVIKKGDITVIDDTYNASTHSMISAIDSVCNFEGKKILVLGDMLELGSLSEQEHRKVGSYIVTKPIDVVICTGQDAFYIFDQVRKNEKIKSYFVSKEECLDILQKELEGGSVVLFKASRGVKLDELVDNFLRGL; encoded by the coding sequence TTGAGCGAGATAGGGAGAATATTAAATGCTACGGTTGAAAATTTCAAGGAAGATATATTAATAGAAAGCTTTTCTATTAATAGCAAAGATATTAGAAAAAATGCAATGTTTATTCCTTTGAAAGGTAACAGATTTGACGGTCATGATTTTATTGACCAGGCAATTGACAATGGTGCACTTTGCTTTCTTACACAGAAAGATGTAATAGCAAAGAAAGATTGTCCTTACTTGAAGGTTGACGATACATTAAAAGCTATGCAAAATCTGGCTTGTGCTTACAGAGAAAAAAGAAAAGACCTTGTTGTGATTGGAATCACGGGAAGCGTTGGCAAGACAACAACAAAGGAGTATATATACAACGTGCTGAGTACCACCTACAATACATACAAAAATCAGGGAAATTACAATAATCATATAGGTCTTCCATATTCTATTCTGAATATTCCGGATAAAACAGAAATAGCAGTCCTGGAGATGGGTATGAGCAATTTTGGTGAAATATCTTTTCTTTCAAAAATATCAAAACCTGATATAGGAGTAATTACCAATATTGGAGTGGCACATATTGAGAATCTCAAAACAAGGTATAATATCTTTCTTGCTAAATCTGAGATACAGGATGGTATGCCAAGCAGTAGCTTGCTTGTCATAAACAATGATAATGATATTTTACATTCCCATAGAAATGAGCTCAAAAGAAGGGTTGTAACCATTGGGATTGAAAATGATTCTGATTTTATGGCAAAGGACATTCAAAAAGCGGCAAATGGATTTTATTTTGTTGTGGACAGTTATAAATACTTTATTGAGACCTTCAACTTTCATGACATATACAATTCACTTTTTGCAATTGCAGTTGGCATAATTTTGGGAATTGACAGAGAAGCAATTGCACAAGGGATAATGAAGAAAGATGGGCTTAAAAGAAGGTTTGAGGTGATAAAAAAGGGTGATATTACAGTTATTGATGATACCTACAATGCAAGTACACATTCAATGATTTCTGCAATAGATAGTGTATGTAATTTTGAGGGCAAAAAGATATTGGTGCTTGGCGATATGCTGGAACTTGGCAGTCTCTCCGAACAGGAACACAGAAAGGTTGGCAGTTACATAGTTACAAAACCGATTGATGTTGTTATCTGCACGGGTCAGGATGCCTTTTATATATTTGACCAGGTGAGAAAGAACGAAAAAATTAAATCATATTTTGTATCAAAAGAAGAGTGTCTTGATATTCTTCAAAAAGAGCTTGAAGGGGGATCGGTTGTCCTGTTTAAAGCATCAAGAGGTGTAAAGCTTGATGAACTTGTAGATAACTTTCTCAGGGGGCTTTGA
- the mraY gene encoding phospho-N-acetylmuramoyl-pentapeptide-transferase yields MLDIDTILAIIISFLIILIVMPVAIPFLRYLKCGQVVRDDGPQTHHKKSGTPTMGGIIIFLSILITSLIFYRKYPQIGAPLACASAFGLIGFIDDFIKVVLKRSLGLRAREKLVLQFLISITFLYFVQRYLGTDVYIPILNRYVDLKWTYVPVMSTLMVFTVNAVNLTDGLDGLASGVTFIVGLFLAIISIFFQKHDMAIFSGAIVGSCLGFLRYNAYPAMVFMGDTGSLMLGGAVFAVAVMLKQPVLVMIIGGFYIIEALSVILQVIYYKLTKRRLFRMAPLHHHFELLGWDEAKVVVVFWIFTVIFCLVALAVIQI; encoded by the coding sequence ATGCTTGACATTGATACAATACTGGCAATTATAATCTCATTTTTGATAATTCTAATTGTTATGCCAGTTGCAATTCCGTTTTTAAGATACTTAAAATGCGGGCAGGTTGTCCGTGATGATGGACCACAGACACATCATAAAAAAAGCGGTACTCCTACAATGGGCGGAATTATAATTTTTTTAAGTATTTTGATAACTTCATTGATTTTTTACAGAAAATATCCACAAATAGGAGCACCGCTTGCCTGTGCATCCGCGTTTGGACTGATCGGGTTTATTGATGACTTTATAAAGGTTGTTTTAAAAAGGTCACTGGGTTTGCGTGCACGTGAAAAGTTGGTTTTGCAATTTTTGATCAGTATAACATTTTTATATTTTGTTCAAAGGTATCTGGGCACTGATGTGTATATACCGATTTTAAACAGATATGTAGATTTGAAATGGACATATGTACCTGTAATGTCCACTTTGATGGTATTTACTGTAAATGCCGTAAATCTTACAGACGGGCTTGACGGACTTGCAAGCGGGGTTACTTTCATTGTTGGTCTGTTTCTGGCTATTATTTCAATCTTTTTTCAAAAACATGACATGGCAATCTTTAGCGGTGCTATTGTTGGAAGTTGTTTGGGGTTTTTAAGATATAATGCGTATCCTGCAATGGTTTTTATGGGTGATACAGGGTCGCTTATGCTTGGTGGGGCAGTTTTCGCAGTGGCTGTGATGTTAAAACAGCCTGTTCTGGTAATGATTATAGGTGGGTTTTATATCATAGAGGCACTTTCTGTCATATTGCAGGTAATATACTACAAGCTTACAAAGAGGCGACTATTCAGGATGGCACCTTTGCATCATCACTTTGAGCTTTTAGGATGGGATGAGGCGAAGGTTGTTGTTGTGTTCTGGATATTTACAGTTATATTCTGCTTGGTGGCTCTGGCAGTTATACAAATATAA
- the murD gene encoding UDP-N-acetylmuramoyl-L-alanine--D-glutamate ligase: MDLNKKNVLVVGLGKSGISSARFLKKHGAYVIGFDEKREDELKAEDVKVLHQFTDELFFEDLPDSILDKVNMVVVSPGVPLTKRYILFAHKRGIEIIGEMELAYRFCKSKNIVAITGTNGKTTTTTLVGKILQEVYSDVVVCGNIGVPFIDCIESTGAETIFVIEVSSFQLETIKYFKPKVGCILNITPDHLNRHANMENYIKAKMRIFENIDEEGFTVLNMDNNITRDLIGDAKGTPIIFSKSKLDNENGVFVDGDYIYFSFNGKKEKVMNKNDIFIPGEHNLENAIAAIACALPFGIEAGIFERVLKEFRGVEHRIEFVREINGVKFYNDSKGTNTDAAMRALNAFSSPIILIAGGYDKGESFEKFAKLISQKVRKVFLLGQTSQKIAKELQKAGYSNFEFVEDLKEAVVKSYREAKEGDIVLLSPACASWDMFENYEQRGRLFKQYVNEL; this comes from the coding sequence TTGGATTTAAACAAAAAAAATGTTCTGGTGGTTGGGCTTGGCAAAAGTGGAATATCATCGGCAAGGTTTTTAAAAAAACATGGAGCTTACGTTATCGGTTTTGATGAAAAAAGAGAGGATGAGTTAAAGGCTGAAGATGTAAAGGTTTTACATCAATTTACAGATGAACTCTTTTTTGAAGATTTGCCGGATAGCATTTTGGACAAAGTAAACATGGTTGTTGTAAGTCCTGGTGTGCCGCTTACAAAGAGATATATTCTGTTTGCTCACAAAAGGGGAATAGAGATAATCGGTGAGATGGAGCTTGCGTACAGGTTTTGTAAGAGTAAAAACATAGTTGCAATAACAGGGACAAACGGGAAAACAACAACAACCACACTTGTAGGAAAAATTCTACAGGAAGTTTACAGTGATGTGGTTGTGTGTGGCAACATAGGTGTGCCGTTTATTGATTGTATAGAAAGCACAGGTGCTGAAACCATTTTTGTTATTGAAGTTTCAAGTTTTCAGTTGGAGACAATAAAATATTTCAAACCTAAGGTTGGGTGTATTTTGAACATAACGCCTGATCATCTAAACAGACATGCAAACATGGAAAACTATATAAAAGCAAAAATGAGGATATTTGAAAATATTGATGAAGAAGGGTTTACTGTTCTCAATATGGACAACAATATCACAAGAGACTTGATTGGAGATGCAAAAGGAACGCCTATAATCTTTTCGAAAAGTAAGCTGGATAATGAGAATGGTGTTTTTGTTGATGGAGATTATATCTACTTTAGCTTCAATGGTAAAAAGGAAAAGGTGATGAATAAAAATGATATATTCATTCCGGGTGAGCACAATTTAGAAAATGCTATTGCTGCAATTGCATGTGCACTGCCTTTTGGCATTGAGGCAGGCATTTTTGAAAGGGTGCTGAAAGAGTTCAGAGGGGTTGAGCACAGGATAGAGTTTGTTAGAGAAATAAATGGAGTTAAATTCTATAACGACTCAAAGGGTACCAACACCGATGCAGCTATGAGAGCTTTGAATGCTTTTAGCTCACCAATAATTCTGATTGCGGGCGGTTATGATAAAGGGGAAAGCTTTGAGAAATTTGCAAAACTGATTTCGCAAAAGGTCAGGAAGGTGTTTTTACTTGGGCAGACAAGCCAGAAGATAGCAAAAGAATTACAGAAGGCAGGATACTCTAATTTTGAGTTTGTAGAAGATTTGAAAGAGGCTGTTGTAAAAAGCTACAGAGAAGCAAAAGAGGGAGATATAGTTTTGCTGTCGCCTGCATGTGCGAGCTGGGATATGTTTGAAAACTATGAACAAAGAGGAAGACTTTTCAAACAATATGTGAATGAACTTTGA
- the ftsW gene encoding putative lipid II flippase FtsW translates to MVDYPLLYVTLLLSLIGVVMIFSASYYYAYYQFHDSYHFLKKQLIGLVLGIAVMYITSQMDYKIFKKLSVLFYITGTVFLVLVLIPGIGKLVNNARRWIDIGPIQFQPSELAKYALVILLASYLDETAETKSKFKVFIISIILSSVYFILIYKEPNMSTAILILAIAMLMLFAWGLNIGYFLTIGSLSLPVLYYLTVKEAYRVERIQALFNPWADPTDKGYQIIQSLYAIGSGGLFGMGLGQSRQKLLYIPEPHTDFIFSILCEELGFAGAVSIIILFILFIWRGFVIALNAPDRFGLLLAFGITSIIAVQAILNIAVVTASVPATGVPMPFITYGGSSILFHMFGVGILLSISRRIKVLK, encoded by the coding sequence ATTGTCGATTATCCACTTTTATATGTTACTCTTTTGTTATCATTAATTGGAGTTGTCATGATATTCAGTGCAAGTTATTATTATGCATATTATCAATTTCATGATAGTTATCATTTTCTAAAAAAACAATTGATAGGTCTTGTTCTGGGTATAGCAGTAATGTATATAACAAGTCAGATGGATTATAAAATCTTTAAAAAACTGTCGGTGCTTTTTTATATAACAGGAACGGTGTTTCTTGTACTTGTTTTAATACCCGGGATAGGGAAGCTGGTGAATAATGCACGCAGATGGATTGATATTGGACCTATTCAATTTCAGCCATCAGAACTTGCAAAGTATGCCCTTGTAATACTGCTTGCAAGCTATCTTGATGAGACAGCTGAAACAAAATCAAAGTTCAAGGTTTTTATAATCTCCATAATTCTGAGCAGTGTTTATTTTATACTAATATACAAAGAGCCAAACATGAGTACGGCTATTCTGATACTTGCTATTGCAATGCTGATGCTTTTTGCATGGGGACTTAATATTGGCTACTTTTTAACAATTGGCTCTTTATCTTTGCCGGTTCTATATTATCTTACAGTAAAGGAAGCATATAGAGTTGAAAGAATACAGGCACTTTTTAACCCCTGGGCAGACCCGACAGACAAGGGCTATCAGATAATTCAGTCACTGTACGCAATTGGCTCTGGAGGACTTTTTGGTATGGGACTTGGTCAAAGCAGGCAAAAACTTTTGTACATTCCTGAGCCTCATACAGACTTTATTTTCTCTATCCTGTGTGAAGAGCTTGGCTTTGCAGGGGCTGTATCAATAATAATTTTGTTCATACTTTTCATCTGGCGTGGTTTTGTCATTGCTCTTAATGCGCCTGATAGGTTTGGGTTGCTTTTGGCATTTGGTATTACAAGCATAATTGCTGTTCAGGCTATTTTGAATATAGCAGTTGTTACAGCTTCTGTACCCGCAACAGGTGTGCCTATGCCATTTATTACCTATGGAGGTTCATCGATACTTTTTCATATGTTTGGAGTTGGAATACTTTTGAGTATTTCAAGGAGGATAAAGGTGTTAAAATGA
- the murG gene encoding undecaprenyldiphospho-muramoylpentapeptide beta-N-acetylglucosaminyltransferase encodes MNHKRVSIVFSGGGTGGHIYPALAVADYLKKKHSGLEVVFIGTQQGLESRIVPQHEYHIEYIQAKGLKRSLSLKNADVFVKFLNGYRQALRILRKVKPELVFVTGGYVSLPVALAARKLGIKIVLHEQNAYPGLANRIISRFCDRILISFEESRRFFKDSSKTVLTGNPVRLELLSYSQKAAKNFLDLTDRTVVLAVGGSRGAENLNKAVIKLAKEFENNKDVYFILSTGEKKYQEALSFANTFGAKNNIKILPYISDMPKYLSAADIVISRAGAMAISEITALGKPSILVPSPYVANNHQEHNARSLEMQGACFVVLERELESNKLKLFLEKLVYDRAVYEKMSKISKKLGKPDATRNIGEIIELYLF; translated from the coding sequence ATGAACCATAAAAGGGTAAGTATTGTCTTCAGCGGAGGGGGTACTGGCGGGCATATATATCCGGCTCTTGCTGTTGCTGACTATCTGAAAAAAAAGCACAGTGGACTTGAAGTGGTGTTTATTGGCACACAGCAGGGTTTGGAATCCAGGATAGTGCCGCAGCATGAATATCACATAGAGTACATTCAGGCAAAAGGACTAAAGAGAAGTTTGAGTTTAAAAAATGCTGATGTATTTGTTAAGTTTTTAAATGGCTACAGGCAGGCTCTGCGCATATTAAGAAAAGTAAAGCCTGAATTGGTTTTTGTGACAGGGGGCTATGTATCTCTTCCTGTTGCACTTGCGGCAAGAAAACTTGGGATTAAAATTGTATTGCATGAACAAAATGCATATCCCGGGCTTGCCAATAGAATAATTTCAAGATTTTGCGACAGGATCTTAATCAGCTTTGAAGAGAGCAGAAGATTTTTTAAAGATTCAAGCAAGACAGTACTTACAGGTAACCCTGTAAGACTTGAACTTTTATCTTATAGTCAGAAGGCTGCAAAAAATTTCTTGGATTTGACAGACAGGACAGTAGTTTTAGCAGTTGGTGGCAGCAGAGGTGCTGAGAATCTCAATAAAGCGGTGATTAAGCTTGCTAAGGAATTTGAGAATAACAAAGATGTATATTTTATTCTCTCAACCGGTGAAAAAAAATATCAAGAGGCGCTGAGCTTTGCAAATACCTTTGGCGCAAAAAATAACATCAAGATACTTCCGTATATTTCAGATATGCCAAAATACCTTTCAGCTGCGGATATTGTAATATCAAGAGCAGGGGCTATGGCAATCTCAGAGATAACTGCACTTGGAAAGCCGAGTATACTTGTTCCTTCGCCATATGTGGCAAATAATCACCAGGAGCACAATGCAAGGTCTCTTGAGATGCAAGGTGCATGTTTTGTTGTTCTTGAGAGGGAATTGGAAAGTAACAAACTCAAACTTTTCCTTGAAAAGCTTGTTTATGACAGAGCTGTGTATGAAAAAATGAGCAAAATCAGCAAGAAATTGGGCAAACCCGATGCCACCCGGAATATAGGGGAAATTATTGAGTTATACCTGTTTTAG
- a CDS encoding cell division protein FtsQ/DivIB: MSRLVKKITVLLILVFLTLIFVFRLDFFNVKEFSIHNLKRVKKNDIIKILQQYQNKNILSINKNEIRKKLLENPEIEDVRVKIHLPDMLILEIYEKETAGLIKYLNSYIEIDKNGYVIRIEGDLPKNSIIFEGLKINEAAVGRKLDVEDNLLLDEGIQIANNLKNFDVFSKFDVDNVIVLLKNINDIELKIDKLIVKLGDGSEIDYKLRLLKSVYDRLPKHIEGIITVNSNGIATFSPDAGEEN; this comes from the coding sequence ATGAGCAGGTTAGTTAAAAAGATTACAGTATTATTGATTTTGGTTTTCTTAACACTTATATTTGTGTTTAGACTTGACTTCTTTAATGTGAAAGAATTTAGTATACATAATTTGAAAAGAGTTAAAAAAAATGATATTATAAAAATACTACAACAATATCAGAATAAGAATATACTGAGCATAAATAAAAATGAAATTAGAAAAAAACTGCTGGAAAACCCCGAAATTGAAGATGTTAGAGTAAAAATACATTTACCAGATATGCTAATTTTAGAAATTTATGAAAAAGAGACAGCTGGTCTTATAAAATATTTAAACTCCTATATAGAGATTGATAAAAATGGGTATGTAATAAGAATAGAAGGAGATCTGCCCAAAAACTCAATTATATTTGAAGGGCTCAAAATAAATGAGGCAGCAGTTGGCAGAAAACTTGATGTTGAGGATAATCTTTTGCTTGATGAGGGAATACAGATTGCAAATAATTTGAAGAATTTTGATGTTTTTAGTAAATTTGATGTCGACAACGTTATTGTTTTACTGAAAAATATCAATGACATTGAACTTAAAATAGACAAGCTAATAGTAAAATTAGGTGATGGCTCGGAGATAGATTATAAATTGAGGCTTTTGAAAAGTGTGTATGACAGGCTTCCAAAGCATATAGAAGGGATAATAACTGTGAATTCAAACGGGATAGCCACATTTAGTCCAGACGCCGGGGAGGAAAACTAA